A region from the Sphaerodactylus townsendi isolate TG3544 linkage group LG01, MPM_Stown_v2.3, whole genome shotgun sequence genome encodes:
- the LOC125446029 gene encoding adipocyte plasma membrane-associated protein, protein MNEAEGLRQRRPLRPQVVTEDTTAQESKDGSTYSNKVFRMTFMILALLLIIPLIGAIVLLDSPIDPQPISFKEPPPFTGTLEPNFKLRQAERLFENQLVGPESIANIGDVLFTGTSDGRIVKIEDGHIQTIARLGHGPCGTGGDELTCGRPLGIRVGPKKSLFVADAYYGIFEIFPSSGEVQRLVSSKVPIEGKNLSFVNDLAVTRDGRKIYFTDSSSKWHRKDFCYLIMEATDDGRLFEYDTVTKEVKVLMEGLRFPNGVQLSPAEDFVLVAETTMARIRRYYVSGLMKGGEDMFVENMPGFPDNIRSSSSGGYWVAMSAIRANPGFSMLDFLSDKPWIKRIIFKLFSQETVMKFVPKYSLVVELSETGSYRRSFHDPDGMVATYISEAHEHNGHLYLGSFRSPFICRLDLKDV, encoded by the exons TACTTACAGCAATAAAGTGTTCCGTATGACTTTCATGATTCTGGCGCTATTGCTAATTATTCCCTTAATTGGAGCAATAGTTCTTCTGGATTCGCCAATAGACCCTCAGCCAATAAG CTTCAAAGAACCTCCTCCCTTCACTGGCACATTAGAGCCAAACTTTAAGCTCCGACAAGCAGAAAGACTGTTTGAAAACCAGCTTGTTGGACCAGAATCCATTGCAAATATTGGTG ATGTTCTGTTCACTGGTACTTCTGATGGAAGAATTGTGAAGATTGAAGATGGGCACATTCAAACTATAGCTCGACTTGGTCATGGTCCCTGCG GAACTGGTGGGGATGAACTAACATGTGGTAGACCTCTTGGAATCCGTGTGGGACCAAAGAAAAGCCTTTTTGTGGCAGATGCCTATTACGGAATCTTCGAAATTTTTCCTTCCTCAG GAGAAGTGCAACGACTTGTGTCTTCCAAGGTTCCTATTGAGGGGAAGAACTTGTCTTTTGTGAATGATCTTGCAGTGACTCGAGATGGAAGGAAAATTTATTTTACGGACTCTAGCAGTAAATGGCACAGAAAAGACTTTTGCTACTTAATCATGGAGGCTACAGATGATGGGCG CTTGTTTGAGTATGACACAGTGACAAAAGAAGTGAAAGTTTTGATGGAGGGCCTCAGATTTCCAAATGGAGTCCAGTTGTCTCCTGCTGAAGACTTTGTATTAGTTGCTGAAACAACTATGGCAAGAATACGCAG ATATTATGTATCTGGCCTAATGAAAGGTGGAGAAGATATGTTTGTTGAAAATATGCCTGGCTTTCCAGACAATATACGTTCAAGTAGCTCTGGAGGTTATTGGGTGGCTATGTCAGCTATTCGGGCCAATCCTGGGTTCTCCATGCTGGATTTCTTATCTGATAAACCATGGATTAAAAGGATAATATTTAAG CTGTTCAGCCAAGAAACGGTAATGAAGTTTGTGCCCAAGTACAGCCTTGTGGTAGAGCTAAGCGAAACTGGATCCTACAGAAGAAGTTTCCATGATCCTGATGGAATGGTGGCAACATACATAAGTGAAGCACATGAGCACAATGGACATCTCTACTTGGGCTCCTTCCGATCTCCCTTTATTTGCAGACTGGATCTTAAGGATGTCTAA